In the Methylosinus sp. LW4 genome, CTTCGCGCCGGGACGGCGCGTAATTTATAGAGAGATGTTGATATTATCGTCGACGGGCGTCCGGCCACTGTCGGCGCTTCCACGCCATCGCATGCATTTTCTTCGCGACTGGGCTCGACGAAGGCGACGCCATAATATATATATTATCTATCTGATATATGTATTTAAGGAGGCGTCATGCCCGTTGCCGATCGATTTCGTCCTCGCGCTCGGGCATGCGGGCCCTCGAACGCGGGAAAGCGCCGGCATCCGGCAGGGCTCCGCAATCGGCTGCTCTCTTCAGTCTGCTCGATCTCTTGCGTTTTCGGCATCGCCAACGCAATCGCGCTCCGCCAGGCGCGAGGTCAGGAAGCGACCATCGCCGACGTGACCGTCGGCGCCCAACGGGGCGAATTGACGAAGCAAGAGCAGAAGGTGCTGCTGGAGACGCCCCGCTCCGCCGCGATCATCAATGGCGAAAAGGCCGAGGACCAGCGGCTGGATCGGCTCGACGATTTCGCGCTACGCGTTCCGAATTATCGGCCCAACACGGGCAATCCAGAGACTTCGCTTCCTGCGATCCGCGGCATGGGGTCGGGACGCGTATTGCAAATCGGCGGCGAGTCCGACACGGGCTTCGTGCAGGACAATGTCTTCTGGAAATATGTCGGCTTTCAATGGGGCGACTATGTCGATCTCGATTCCTTCGAGATCGGGCTCGGCCCACAAGGAACGACCGGCGGCAAGAACACGACCGTCGGCACGGTCGGCGTGCGCACGCAATTGCCCTCGTTCGATCGCAAGGCGACATTCGAGACCTCCTACGCCAATTACAGCCGCATCATCGAGAAAGTGAACCTCACCGGGCCGATCATCGACGAGAAGCTGGCCTATCGCGTCGCCTTCTATCTCGATCAGGGCGACGGCTGGATTCACGATCAGGCGACAGGGGCCGGCTATTTGAACAATCATCGCTGGGGCGTGCGCGGGCAATTGCTCTATGTCGGCGACGAGTTCACCGACCGCCTGATCTTCAATCGCGCGAGCTCCTACGAATATAATAATTACGGCAAATCGGGACGTGGCCCCTTCTCGGATTCGGCCGTGCTCTATGCGAACGGAACCTTCGGGACGAATTTTTCGCAAACATTATGGAACCGACTCGGCCGGCCGGTCCTCACCTTCGATCCCTATAAGCCCTATGTCGTCGGCTTCGGAACGCACGAGGCCCAGACATTGAGCGTATCGAATGAGATCGATCGCCAGATCGGCGAGAATACGCTCACGTCGATCTCGGCATGGGGGCAGTATTACACCCATCCCAATTCTCCCGAGACTCCGGCCGGCGGCTCGCAAGGGACCGAAACGAACAATGGCTACGGCAATATCTGGGTCGATCAATATTCGCAGGAACTCCGCCTCGCCTCGCCCAAGGATCGCCAATTGGAATGGCAGACCGGAATCTATTCGCTCTATGAGAAGCTCTGGGATTTTTCTGGAAACAATTTTGGAACAGACGCCGCGAAATGGTACAATAATGCAGCATTGCAGCGCGGCTTCCAACAACGCCAGACCGGAAAGTCGAACACTTTTCAGCTCGCCGCTTTCGGCCAGGCGTCGTACCATCTCGACGATCGATGGACTTTGACCCTCGGCCTGCGTGACAGCTACGAGGTGAAGGAAGGCTCCAATTTCGCCTGGATCAACGCCGCGAGCACGACCTATTCGGCGCAGCAGGTCTATTCGGCGGTTCGCGGCGCGACGGGCGCCGGCATTTTCGACACCGGCGGCCAGACGAAAAAACGCAATATGTTCACGGGGATATTCAACCCGAAATACAAGGTCGACGACAACATCACGCTCTATGGGCTCCTCGGACGCGGCGAGAAGGCCGGGGCGATCAATATTTCCGCGCTGCCGATCATGGATGGCCTGACGTTCAAAGGCTTTCAACCGGTCATCACAAAGCCGGAGACTTCGTGGGATTACGAGATCGGCGCCAAGACGAGCTGGCTCGACGGACATTTGATCGCCAATATGAATCTCTATTGGTCCGACATTTTCAATCTTCAGGATCAATTGACCGATACGAGCTATCTCGACAGCACTGGCCAGCCTCTGCGCTTGACCTACCTCGGCAACATACCTCACATCAGGCTGCGCGGCGTCGAGTTCGATGGACGCTGGAGTCCGATCGAACGCCTGCAGCTGAATCTTTCCGGCGCCTACACCGAGGTCCGCTACATCGACTTCGCCAATGCGGCTCCTCCCTCTGACTGGATCTGGCCGACTCCCAACCCCGTCCCGGCGGGGTTCATCAAAGCGCCTTTGACTCTTTCCCGCTCGAACACGCGATGGGAGAATCTACCGAAATGGGCGTTCAATGTCGGGGCCGACTATGAACATCCACTCGGGCCGATCCTGAGCGATCTCGGGCCGAGTTGGGCCGTTCCGGTCAATGGCTTCGCCTATGTGAATGTCGCCTGGAAGGACAGAACGCAGCTCACGGACCCGCATTCCGTGTTTCAATATTGGCAGGCCGCCTATTCGCTGGTCGACTTCGGCTTCGGCCTGCGCACCGAAGACAAGCGCTACAGCCTGTCGGTCTGGAGCAAGAACCTCTTCGACAAGCGCTATTTCACCTCGTGGACGGCAGGGACGACGACCGCGCCTGCGACCGTCGGCCTGCAAGATCTGCCGCGCACTTTCGGCGGAACGCTGAGGGTCACTCTCGATTGATCTCGAGATTGCCTCGCCCTCGATGCGGCTCCGCCTCGTCGATGGCGAGGAGATGGCGGAGCTGCTCGACCACGGTCTACATCGTGAGTGAAACAGGGCCATATATTCGTCGATAGTGCTCGACGCATGCTATCGCTTCGGCTCACTGAATCAGCGGGAGCGGAGCGTCCGACGTGTATGTGCCGACCCGTGTCGTTCGCTTCGAGGGAGAGGATCGATGGCCCGGCTATCTCTCATCGCGTTGTCGAGCATCGTCTTTCTCACGAGCGCTTCGGCTGACGCTTTGAAGGATACGCTCCCGCATATTTCCGTGACGGGAGAAGCGTCGGAGGACGAAATCCCCGATAGCGCCAAGCTCCTTCTGGATATCGTGACCGAAAGGCCGACCGCGGTCGAAGCCGTGGACGAGAACGCGCAGAAGACTCGAGCCTTGCTGGAGGATCTTGCCCGGCAGGGAATACGAACGGACGGCATTCGCGCCAGCGGCTCGACGCTCGTCTCCCTCCGATCGGACGGCTCCGCCGCGCGCGGCGCGCATGCAGGGCGCGTCTCCAGGAG is a window encoding:
- a CDS encoding TonB-dependent receptor translates to MPVADRFRPRARACGPSNAGKRRHPAGLRNRLLSSVCSISCVFGIANAIALRQARGQEATIADVTVGAQRGELTKQEQKVLLETPRSAAIINGEKAEDQRLDRLDDFALRVPNYRPNTGNPETSLPAIRGMGSGRVLQIGGESDTGFVQDNVFWKYVGFQWGDYVDLDSFEIGLGPQGTTGGKNTTVGTVGVRTQLPSFDRKATFETSYANYSRIIEKVNLTGPIIDEKLAYRVAFYLDQGDGWIHDQATGAGYLNNHRWGVRGQLLYVGDEFTDRLIFNRASSYEYNNYGKSGRGPFSDSAVLYANGTFGTNFSQTLWNRLGRPVLTFDPYKPYVVGFGTHEAQTLSVSNEIDRQIGENTLTSISAWGQYYTHPNSPETPAGGSQGTETNNGYGNIWVDQYSQELRLASPKDRQLEWQTGIYSLYEKLWDFSGNNFGTDAAKWYNNAALQRGFQQRQTGKSNTFQLAAFGQASYHLDDRWTLTLGLRDSYEVKEGSNFAWINAASTTYSAQQVYSAVRGATGAGIFDTGGQTKKRNMFTGIFNPKYKVDDNITLYGLLGRGEKAGAINISALPIMDGLTFKGFQPVITKPETSWDYEIGAKTSWLDGHLIANMNLYWSDIFNLQDQLTDTSYLDSTGQPLRLTYLGNIPHIRLRGVEFDGRWSPIERLQLNLSGAYTEVRYIDFANAAPPSDWIWPTPNPVPAGFIKAPLTLSRSNTRWENLPKWAFNVGADYEHPLGPILSDLGPSWAVPVNGFAYVNVAWKDRTQLTDPHSVFQYWQAAYSLVDFGFGLRTEDKRYSLSVWSKNLFDKRYFTSWTAGTTTAPATVGLQDLPRTFGGTLRVTLD